Proteins from a genomic interval of Verrucomicrobiia bacterium:
- a CDS encoding Fic family protein — MIKPEPAPPTEKIFNDPSLFHKLLGRSDEPDFLKLIEKANEDYLYWDRFKQIWSLPDIPAEEAWAYLIFMRTVKMKSIPLKSREGKPFWYWVPDSFLRALHQMDQNAAGTILVEDPEAHAGAREQFVISSLMEEAIASSQLEGAATTRDVAKEMLRTGRKPKNTAERMILNNYVTMKALKKYIKEPLSRKMILEIHTLLSKDTHSDKSIAGRFRRNDEEVRVIWNDGTVLHVPPPADELEERMAALCEFANTEDHHFIHPAIKGMILHFWLAYDHPFADGNGRTARALFYWYMLKKRYWLMEYMSISRVIKTAPAKYAKAYLYSESAGEDLTYFLNYHLNVIERAMAEFQGYVRYKAEEAREAKVKISMVEDLNNRQSQLLYKMLTEPEAAMTIQRHRNTFGTTYETARTDLLSLAKRGYLRQHRKGKQFVYTVTDKLKRKAGLEK, encoded by the coding sequence CTCGGGCGGTCTGACGAGCCGGATTTTTTGAAGCTGATCGAAAAAGCGAATGAAGACTACCTTTATTGGGACCGGTTTAAACAGATCTGGAGCTTGCCGGACATTCCTGCCGAGGAAGCCTGGGCGTATCTGATTTTCATGCGTACGGTCAAGATGAAAAGCATTCCTTTGAAATCGCGCGAAGGAAAACCATTCTGGTATTGGGTGCCGGATTCGTTTCTGCGCGCGCTTCATCAGATGGACCAGAACGCAGCAGGCACCATCCTTGTAGAAGACCCCGAGGCGCATGCTGGGGCACGTGAGCAATTCGTTATCAGTTCTCTCATGGAAGAGGCCATCGCTTCGAGTCAGCTTGAGGGCGCTGCGACGACGCGCGACGTGGCCAAGGAAATGCTGAGAACGGGAAGAAAGCCCAAAAATACGGCCGAACGCATGATATTAAACAACTATGTCACCATGAAAGCGCTGAAAAAGTACATCAAAGAACCCCTTTCCCGAAAAATGATTCTCGAGATCCACACTCTTTTATCGAAAGACACCCATTCGGACAAGTCGATCGCGGGCCGCTTCCGGAGAAATGATGAGGAAGTCCGGGTCATCTGGAATGACGGCACGGTATTGCACGTGCCGCCGCCCGCAGATGAGCTCGAAGAAAGAATGGCGGCCCTTTGTGAATTTGCCAATACCGAGGATCATCATTTTATTCATCCGGCCATCAAGGGCATGATCCTTCATTTTTGGCTCGCTTACGACCATCCCTTCGCCGACGGTAACGGCCGCACAGCCCGGGCCTTATTTTACTGGTACATGCTCAAGAAACGTTACTGGCTCATGGAATACATGTCCATTTCCAGAGTCATTAAAACGGCGCCCGCGAAATACGCGAAAGCTTATCTCTATTCCGAAAGCGCGGGGGAAGACCTGACCTATTTTCTCAATTATCACCTTAACGTGATCGAACGCGCGATGGCGGAGTTCCAGGGGTATGTCCGGTATAAGGCGGAGGAAGCGCGTGAAGCAAAAGTGAAAATTTCGATGGTGGAAGATCTCAACAACCGCCAATCGCAGCTGCTCTATAAAATGCTGACTGAGCCGGAGGCGGCTATGACCATCCAGCGGCATAGGAATACTTTCGGAACGACGTATGAAACGGCGCGGACAGATCTTTTGTCTCTCGCCAAACGGGGATATCTCAGACAGCATCGAAAGGGAAAGCAATTTGTTTATACTGTTACCGATAAATTAAAACGAAAAGCCGGCCTGGAAAAATGA